TACTTGAGACATTACTAATTAGACCATTAGGGGGAAATGAAGATTTTGCATGAGAACTAAATCTATGTGGCTCTTTTACTTTCTACCTGATCTTTATTTACTTACCAAAATTGACAGGCAGATTCGTGGCAATCTAAATCTATCTAATTCGGTAGATTTGAGAATGAAGCTTTATGTTGGGAGAGGAGGTCTTATTTCACACACAACAGGTATCTTGAAGAGGTTGAGAAATACTTCAAGCTAGGTTCTGTAACTGAGAAAAAGGCATATTTTGAGGAGCTTTTTAGAAGAAGGGCACTTCTAAGCCAGAGTTCATCCGATTGTCAGGATGGGGTTGATTCTCAAGCTAGTTATGATGGACCTAAGAATACAGATTATGAGGGGGACTTTGAGCATGTTAATGAGATTGGACATTCTGCATGCTTTGTTGAAAATCATGACAGAGCAGCCACTCCAAATTTCCACATGACACAATTAAGACCACACGATATATCACATAACTTTAAAAAGATAACACTCAACAATTAGCAGCCTATGATTCTCCATATTAATTTGGACCTGTTTTCATTAGTCACGACAATCAAACTCGGGTTTATTACCTGGGTTCTTGCTTGGAGCTGACGTGTTTCTTCCTCTTTCGCATGCACTTTCTCCTCAATCTTCATAAAGAACTGAAATCATTATCAAAAACATCTATTAGGTTTTATATGATGTTTTATAAGACATAAGAAATTGGTCCTTGCCTCTTTCCTTTTCCTGTCCTGCTCTTTAGTTTTGAAACAGAAACTAGATCTATTCTGTTTCACGCCTGGTTGACATGAATTTACACTCTTCTTATCCCTGTACAACAATAATATGTCTAAGATATATGTTTATGAACACAATATGGAGTTAAATCTCAAAATTTCTCCACGATATATACCTCTTCTCAAAGCATGCAGAATGACCAACTTCATTAAAATGCTAGTGAAAATGACAGAGCAGCCACTTTACTGGAGAATGGAAAGTATTAGTCTAGTGAAAATGAAGGTTATACGGGGTGCTTTGAGCATGTTAATGAAGTTGGCCATTCTGCATGCTTTGATGAAAATTATGATAGCTTAACCCATTTATTGAAGAATGGAAAGTATCAAGACGAGAATACAGGCTATGATAGAGATTCTGAGCGAGTGAATGAGGTTGGTGATACTGCACACTTTGAGGAGAGTTTTAATGGATCAAACAATGGAGACATCAAAGTCACAGAATGTGGGGGAGAAGGATCAAGCAACAGAGATATTGAAGTCACAGAATATGGCAGAGAAGATAGTATAAGTTGCCATTCTAGACCCCAGATTAAATAAGATACAAATAGTTTTGATGTTCTTCAGAGTGTTCCTGAATGTCTGGAAGCTGAAGCAAAATTAAATCTCAGTGCTGGAAATTCAGCTTTTAATGATCCAGAGGTTTGTATCAGGTTTAGGCTTAGTGTTATCTTCAAATTTCAATGCAGATGAGTAAACTTGTTATTTCAATTCTGTTGAACTAttacttaactttctttttagtTAGATTGTTCTTCAGTTATTCTTAAATTGATCATCGAATTTTACGGTAACAGATAACTTGCTTTATACAGGTTTCTTCGAGTTCAAAAGCTAATGTACTTAATCAACATAAAAGGTATGCTGCTTTACCATTTTGAGAATGTGGGATGTTTTGGTAGCACTGATTTATCCTATTTTTCTCAACCTCATTTATTATTGAATGATGTAGCACTGAAAAACAGCCAATAGCAAGAAATGTTGTCGCTTTTCGTGCTTTCTGTACAGAGAAAGTTAGCCATAGATTATATCAAAGTGTAAACAGGTATATATCATGGAGAAATTTTGAGCTTTAACTCCATATTGTTTTCATAAACATATATCTTAGACATATTATTGTTGTACAGGGATAAGGAGAGTGTAAATTCATATCAACCAGGCGTGAAGCAGAATGGATCTAGTTTTTGTTTCAAAAATGAAGAGCGGGCAATGAAAAGGAAAGAGGCAAGGACCAATTTTTTGTGTCTTataaaacattgtataaaacctaaaagaagtttttggtattgatttcagTTCTTTATGAAGATTGAGGAGAAAGTGCATGCCAAAGAGGAAAAAACACTTCATCTCCAAGCAAGAACCCAGGTAATAAACCTGGGGTCTGATTGTTGTGACAAACGAAAACAGGTCCAAATTAATATGGAGAATCATAGGCTGCTAATTGTTGAGTGTTAGCTCTTTAAAGTCATGTGATATATCGTGTGGTCTTAATTATGTCATGTGGAAATTTGGAATTAAAGAGTTTCCAAAAAAGAGAAGATGCaatctttttgaaacggactaacAAGGAAAGtatgacaaacaaattgaaaccgAGGGTGTGTAAAATATCATTGGCAAGAGTTAGATGacaattattttatcaaaagctagaaatactgactgactgtttgtttgatttttttttttttttttttttttttttttttttttttttttttttttgttgactgTTCGTTTGATTTACGTTGTGCTATGTGCAGGAAAAGAAAGAAGCAGAGATCAAACAGCTATGGAGAAATCTCAATTTCAAAGCAACTCCAATGCCTGCCTTCTACCGTGAACCTGACCACCACTCAGAAAAAACTAAGGTATTATAACAGGTCTCAAATAATGAGCATTCAGATCGTCAAATTTCACCTTTCATAAGTGTCTTCCTATTTCTTCAGTTATTTTCTATTTTCCTGTGTTGAAACTAGGTAACATCAAATCCGTGCACTTAGCCTACTATTCTCACATGAAAGTAAAGcttgtttgtaattttttttacaagcTGTTTTACTGGTTTATGGTAGAAGCAAGCACTCTCCTGTCATTTTATGACTCAAATCCCCTTTGTTGGACGAGCAATTTTacctttcaaaaaattaaaaccaataaaaaaagagaatagtggagttctatctttctatccttGATCGAAGGAAACATTGACACTAAAGGGTAGAATAGATCATCTTGTAAGGGCTCATTTCAATGACATTAGGTATGCGTGTTATACAGCTTACTTCCTTAGGGCCCTATGTTGTTTCAATCTCGTTGGTCTAGGTGATAAGGTGTACACCGGTAACAGGTTTGTTCAAAGTTAATTTGGTTATCTGGAATGGCATGGTTGGGAACTTTGATTCTCATTAAACTTCTCCTAACATCCTTTCAAAGTTGAAATTTGAATAAGAGAATCTTCAATGC
The nucleotide sequence above comes from Capsicum annuum cultivar UCD-10X-F1 unplaced genomic scaffold, UCD10Xv1.1 ctg62720, whole genome shotgun sequence. Encoded proteins:
- the LOC107853196 gene encoding protein WVD2-like 5, whose product is MTEQPLYWRMESISLVKMKNGKYQDENTGYDRDSERVNEVGDTAHFEESFNGSNNGDIKVTECGGEGSSNRDIESVPECLEAEAKLNLSAGNSAFNDPEITCFIQVSSSSKANVLNQHKSTEKQPIARNVVAFRAFCTEKVSHRLYQSVNRDKESVNSYQPGVKQNGSSFCFKNEERAMKRKEFFMKIEEKVHAKEEKTLHLQARTQEKKEAEIKQLWRNLNFKATPMPAFYREPDHHSEKTK